CAAGCCGCTCTTCGCGACTGCTGCAGCTGCGTTGGTATTATTAGTTGTTGCGGCGATTTCTATGAGCGTGCTCTACGTCCGCTCCGAGGCAAACCTCGCTCGCGCGCTGGAAGCCGAGAAAATCGCACAACGCGAAGCCAACACCGCCGAACGAACATCGAACTTCTTGGTCGAGCTGTTCCGCAATTCTAATCCCGAAATCACCCGCGGCGAGACCATCACCGCCAGAGCAATTATGGACGAGGGCGCCAAACGCATTGAGACGGAACTCAGCGGCGAGCCGGTGTTGCAGGCGCGTCTGATGAACACTATTGCCGAGGTCTACCAAAGGCTGGGGTTGAATGAACCTGCCCACGATCTTGCCGCACGCTCACTCGAAATTCGTCGCCAACATTTGCCACCGGACCACATGGATATTGCAGCCGGCACTCACTTACTTGCGCGAATTCTCCAAGGTCAAGGCAAGTCTGCGGAAGCGCAAAGTCAATTCATTGCCGCTGTGGCGCTATATGAAGCCCACGGCGACAGAGGCGTTGCCCGTCTCATTGACGTTCTTGGCAATCTCGGTTGGATGTATGGCGAGATGGGTCAGCTGCGGCAGGCAGACAGCATTCTCAATCGCGCTCTCGCTCTTGCCGACTCAGCTAACTCCGGCGATGAAAACCAGATGCTCTCGTTACTTAACAATCAGGCTTCGGTCAAAATGAACTCAGGTCAGCCCGACACGGCAATTCAAATACTCGATCGAGCGCTGCCGATTTCCAAAAAAGTACGCGGCGAACGGAGCCACCACTCCGCCGATATTCTCACCAATATCTCAATTGCCAGCGGAATGATGGGGAATCTGGAGCGTGCCGACACAACTGCCGAGCAAGCTTTGGAAATCTATCGGGAAATCTATGGCAATTCCCATCCACTCGTCGCCAAAGCGCTGGCCAATGTTGCCATCACGCTTTCACAACTGGGCAAGTTCGCAGACGCACGCCCCTACTTCGAAGAAGCGCTTGCGGCACTGATCACAATTCACGGTCCCGATCATCCCGATGTCGGAGCGGGCTACACCAACCTTGGTCTGCTGAAACTCCAGTCCGGCGACCCGAAAGGCGCTGTTGCCGAGCTCCTTCAAGGAGTCGCAATTCATGGTGGCGTCGACGGAGCAGGCACGATTAGTCTCTCAACGGCTCTTTATCACCTTGCCAGTGCTCGCTCTGCCCTTGGTGAATTTCCGGAAGCGCGCCGTTTGATGCTGCGCGTCGTCGCAATTGACGAAGGTATCTACGGACCCGATTCGGAAGTAATCGCCGATGATCTTGAAGGCCTAATCGGCATCGAACGCGAATTGGGAAATCATTCCGAAGCCGATAGACTCGAAGCGAGAATGAAGTCGATTCTCGCGAAATCGGGCGGTTCAGCTCCCGCTGAGGTTCCAGAGGACAGCGCCGCCAGCAAGTCTTAGCGCCATCCTGCCACAAGTGGCCGAACACCTGAAGGTTTGGTTCGGCTCCAAGCAAGTTTACACTTGCTACCTGATTCGTACCGATGTATCTTGGAATAAATAGGTACATTTTCTCCATACTGAGACCATTCACTTACAGGCGGTGAGGTCGCAGTACAATCATATTCCCAAGTGAGGCAGTATGTCCGAATTCGTCCTCTGGCGCTCTTCACGGGCGCACCACATTATAACTCCGCAGTTGCTGCTTGCCGCTCTCATCTTGACACTACTCCTTTCGCCGGCGGTGTCGCAGGCTGAATCTCAATCATCAAGCCCATCGACTGTCCAGGTTGCTGCCGGTGCCACCGGCCTGACGGCAAATGCGGGCTCGCAAGTCGATGCTGAAACTGAACAGCGAGTGGACGAATGGATGGCCGGGATCAACTCCGGATTCCAGCCTAATCGCGGACAAGTCGCAAATTCGGAAGGAAAGTCTGCGGATGAAGTACTCCTGTCAGCCAACGTCCGGGGTGCTCAGGTTTATGTAACGACCAGTGGATTGTCTCATTACTTCTTGAAACGGATCAAGAAGGGCGCGAAACAGTGGCGGCCGAAGAACGCCGGTTTCAGTTCCAAGGAATTCGAATGGTGTCGTCTCGATGTCGACTTGCTCGGCGCTTCAATCTCGCTCGATCGCATGGTATTGGAAGAGCCGCTTACTGACATCGGGGTTACCAACTTCTATCGCGGACATTGTCCCGATGGCGTTGTTGACGTCACGACATACGCCAAGATAACTTTCTCTGAGGTTTATCCCGGCATCGACTGGGTTGTGCTAAGTCGATCCGGCGAAGCTGTTCAACATGACTTCATCGTGCGCCCCGGCGCAGATCCCTCACAAATTCGCATGGAATACAAAGGCGCAGATGCTATCGACATATCCGATGACGCACTGCGATTGACGATTCAAACGCCGCTCGGGACGGTAGAAGAAGGCGCGCTCTATTGCTACCAAGGCGATCGTGCCAATATTGTTGGTGCCCGCTATCACATTGAGGGAAACATCGTCACACCGATCATAGAAGCCTATGATCACAGTCAGCCGCTCACTATTGACCCGCCACTCGTTTGGAGTACTTATTACGGCGGCTCGAACTTCGATGGTCCGCGCTCAATCCTGTGTGATAATGTGAACAACTATCTTTATGTCGTCGGCTACAGTTATTCAAACAACATGCCGACACAAAACGCCGGCGGCGGTGCCTTTTATCAAGGGACGTTCTTTAGCGGCACTATAATAGACGGATTTGTATGGAAATTCACCCAGGGCGGCGTCCGCCTGTGGGCAACCTACTATGGCGGGCTCGGTGACGAGATAAACAGCGACGCTGTGCTTGATCAATTCCAAAACCTTTACGTGAGCGGGGCTACCTCGGCTACAAACTGGCCCACGCAAGTTTTGCCAGGCGCCTACAATCAAGGAAGTAACGCCGGCGGTGCGAATGACGCGATCATCATCAAGTTCAATTCTCTCGGCGTTCGACAGTGGGCATCATACTTTGGCGGCAGCGGCTATGATTGGGGAACGAGCCTTGTGTCCGACGCTTCCGGCTCCATCTATATGACCGGCTACACCCAATCCCCTGACTTTCCTTTGGTCAATCCCGGAGGAGGCGCCTATTTCCAGAATACTCTCGGCGCGGTTGAGGATGCGTTTGTGTCAAAGTTCAATCCCCTCGGCGTGCTCGAATGGTCAACCTTTCTCGGTGGTCCTGACCTTGACGAAGGTCACGGTATCGCGAGTACTGTCGGCTCGATATATGTCAGTGGCCTGACGAAATCACCATCGTTCCCGACTTCTAACCCCGGAGGCGGAGCCTACTTCGACAGTACTCTCAACGGCTCTCAGGATGGCTTCATTTCCCGCTTCAGTCTCTCCGGTGTGATGTTGTGGTCAACCTATTACGGCGGCGACAGCACCGACTGGGCTGATGATCCTGCAGTCGATGGCAGCGGCAACGTATTTGTCGCGGGCTACACCGAGTCCAACAATTTTCCCACGCTCAATCCGGGCGGATCGACCTTCTATCAAGGTACTCCGGGCGGCGAGCTTGACGTAACACTCGCCAAATTCAACAACGCCAACGTCCGCATGTGGGCTACTTATTACGGCGGCAGCGATCTCGATTTTCTCCTTGGTGTCAACGGCAAATCGATAACACTCGACCCGCAGGGGAGACTATATGTCACCGGCTTGACAGTCTCCACGAATTTTCCAGTGTTTAACCCGGGCGGAGGGTCATTCTATCAGGGTACGAACCTTGGCGGTCCTCATGATGCATTCATCGGCAGGTTTAGCAATACCGGAACTATGCTCTGGTCGACATATTGGGGAAGCGATGTTCCCGACTTCGGCTGCAGTATTGCCATCGGTAACTCAGGCTGTATTTTTGCCACCGGCGAGACGATTGACGTCGGATCGCTATTCCTGATGAATCCCCTTTTCGGCGCATATTTTCAATCTGTCTCCGGCGGATTGGATGATGGTTATATTGCCAAGTTTTGTCAACCGACGGGTTCCTGCTGCATCGACTTCAATTGTTTCGGCGCTAACTCGCAGGCCGAGTGCACGCAGATGGGCGGGCAGACGTTCTATCCCGATCAACCTTGTTCGACCACGGCCTGCAGCATACTTTGCAACATCTGCGGTACCAAATACAACGACCTTAACAAAAACGGCACGCAGGATTTGGGCGAACCGGGTATCTCCGGTTGGACGGTTCAACTCTACTATTGGAATGGTCCCCTGTTCGCGTCCACAACTACCGATTCACTCGGCAACTACTGTTTCAATAACATCCCCTTGCGGCGCATGGACTGTCAACGAACAACTTCAGCAGGGCTGGGTACAGACCTATCCGTCGCCCAATGTACACAACTATAACATGGGAACGGGAACAACTCTCAATGATATCGACTTCGGAAACGCAACCTGTGTACAGGATACCTGCTGCGTAAAACCAGCCCTTGGAATGATCGCTTGGTATCCTTTTGATGAAGACTCCCCGGGACTTGCCCACGATATTGCCTCGAAAACTCAAAGCGGTTGGCACTATCTGGATCAATTCGGTACTACTGAAGGCAAAGTCGGCGGTGCTTTCGTATTCGATTCCGAACGCTATGTTCGTGTCTTCGAAGATCCGTTCGCACAAATCGATACCGGAGATTTCACGATCGATGCCTGGATACAGCCAACTGCATTCGACCCCGATTGCCTGGACTACCCGTACCATCCATGCGCGGCTATGCCGATTGTCGACAATCGTCGTTGGGTAGAAGGCGATACCGGCGACAACGGTATAATGTTCTATGTCAAACCTATCTCCGCAACTCACGGTCGTCTCGGCCTGGCAATGAACATTCACCCGAATGCACCGGACTCATTTGAGACATCAACTGCTCCGGTCGTGCTCAGCGACTGGCAGCATGTAGCGGTCACCGTTGCGCGTAACGGCGGAACCACACTTGGAACATTCTACTACAACGGCAACCCCG
The sequence above is a segment of the bacterium genome. Coding sequences within it:
- a CDS encoding tetratricopeptide repeat protein, translated to MSDNNQDLDPTFESDKNKADKDKTVLSSDPSAKSAPRASAPNEIGGYRIIGILGEGGMGVVYEAEQPSPRRLVALKVVRGVELVDDMRLKMFEREAATLARLDHPNIGRIYESGRTAEGRHFFAMELVRGPILSTWLAQRPVNPDRAEIETRLRLFRQICEAVNYAHQRGVIHRDLKPSNLIVTDAPSIGTESEMSVPAMVKILDFGLARITEEDVAATQVTEIGVIKGTLPYMAPEQARGEVDEIDVRTDVYALGVILYELLTGKRPYSTDTGSLLSAVRVICEQTPRPLPEVWNASVRLDPDLATITATALEKDPDRRYATAAAFGEDIGRFLTSQPIQARPPSTMYQLKKLISRRKPLFATAAAALVLLVVAAISMSVLYVRSEANLARALEAEKIAQREANTAERTSNFLVELFRNSNPEITRGETITARAIMDEGAKRIETELSGEPVLQARLMNTIAEVYQRLGLNEPAHDLAARSLEIRRQHLPPDHMDIAAGTHLLARILQGQGKSAEAQSQFIAAVALYEAHGDRGVARLIDVLGNLGWMYGEMGQLRQADSILNRALALADSANSGDENQMLSLLNNQASVKMNSGQPDTAIQILDRALPISKKVRGERSHHSADILTNISIASGMMGNLERADTTAEQALEIYREIYGNSHPLVAKALANVAITLSQLGKFADARPYFEEALAALITIHGPDHPDVGAGYTNLGLLKLQSGDPKGAVAELLQGVAIHGGVDGAGTISLSTALYHLASARSALGEFPEARRLMLRVVAIDEGIYGPDSEVIADDLEGLIGIERELGNHSEADRLEARMKSILAKSGGSAPAEVPEDSAASKS
- a CDS encoding SBBP repeat-containing protein, with the translated sequence MSEFVLWRSSRAHHIITPQLLLAALILTLLLSPAVSQAESQSSSPSTVQVAAGATGLTANAGSQVDAETEQRVDEWMAGINSGFQPNRGQVANSEGKSADEVLLSANVRGAQVYVTTSGLSHYFLKRIKKGAKQWRPKNAGFSSKEFEWCRLDVDLLGASISLDRMVLEEPLTDIGVTNFYRGHCPDGVVDVTTYAKITFSEVYPGIDWVVLSRSGEAVQHDFIVRPGADPSQIRMEYKGADAIDISDDALRLTIQTPLGTVEEGALYCYQGDRANIVGARYHIEGNIVTPIIEAYDHSQPLTIDPPLVWSTYYGGSNFDGPRSILCDNVNNYLYVVGYSYSNNMPTQNAGGGAFYQGTFFSGTIIDGFVWKFTQGGVRLWATYYGGLGDEINSDAVLDQFQNLYVSGATSATNWPTQVLPGAYNQGSNAGGANDAIIIKFNSLGVRQWASYFGGSGYDWGTSLVSDASGSIYMTGYTQSPDFPLVNPGGGAYFQNTLGAVEDAFVSKFNPLGVLEWSTFLGGPDLDEGHGIASTVGSIYVSGLTKSPSFPTSNPGGGAYFDSTLNGSQDGFISRFSLSGVMLWSTYYGGDSTDWADDPAVDGSGNVFVAGYTESNNFPTLNPGGSTFYQGTPGGELDVTLAKFNNANVRMWATYYGGSDLDFLLGVNGKSITLDPQGRLYVTGLTVSTNFPVFNPGGGSFYQGTNLGGPHDAFIGRFSNTGTMLWSTYWGSDVPDFGCSIAIGNSGCIFATGETIDVGSLFLMNPLFGAYFQSVSGGLDDGYIAKFCQPTGSCCIDFNCFGANSQAECTQMGGQTFYPDQPCSTTACSILCNICGTKYNDLNKNGTQDLGEPGISGWTVQLYYWNGPLFASTTTDSLGNYCFNNIPLRRMDCQRTTSAGLGTDLSVAQCTQL